GGGGCTATTTATATAAAGGTGTCATTAAAAAACGCGCGTTATTCCTTTTGGTCACGAACCGTTGAAAGTGAGCGAGAAGTTCCACCCGCTTTGGGTCGGATAAGCCGCAATACGGGTCAGTTAGGCCGTGAGAGCGAGCTTGCTCGCGAAAACGCCAGGAAATTCACTGTATCTGCTGTGAACATGAGGCCGCTCTCCGGGGGTTGAGAGCGGCCAGCCCGATCAGTCCAGGTCTTTCGCGTCGTGACGCTCCGCCACCTGGCTGGCCTCATCGCCCCAGGTGCGGTTGACCCGTTGGCCGCGTTGCACGGCCGGGCGTTGGGCGATGGCTTCGGCCCAGCGCTGCACGTGGGTGTATTCATGCACGGCCAGGAACTGTGCGGCCGAATACAGGTTGCCGCGCACCAATTGCCCGTACCACGGCCATACGGCGATGTCCGCGATGCTGTAGTGCTCGCCGGCCAGATAGGCGCTTTCGGCCAGACGGCGGTCCAGCACATCGAGCTGGCGCTTGGCTTCCATGGTGAAGCGGTTGATCGGGTACTCCAGCTTTTCCGGGGCATAGGCATAGAAATGCCCGAAGCCGCCGCCGAGGTAGGGCGCCGCGCCCATCTGCCAGAACAGCCAGTTCAGGGTCTCGGTACGGCCTGCCGGGTCAGCGGGCAGGAACTCACCGAACTTTTCCGCCAGGTACAGCAGGATCGCGCCCGACTCGAAGACGCGCTGCGCTGGCGCCACACTGCGGTCGAGCAGGGCCGGGATCTTCGAGTTGGGGTTGACCGCGACGAAGCCGCTGGAGAACTGCTCGCCCTGGTTGATGCGGATCAGCCAGGCATCGTATTCGGCGCCCTGGTGGCCGAGGGCGAGCAGCTCTTCGAGCAGGATGGTGACTTTCACGCCATTGGGCGTACCGAGGGAATACAGCTGCAGCGGGTGTTTGCCGACCGGCAATTCCTTGTCGTGGGTAGGACCGGCCACGGGGCGGTTGATGTTGGCGAACTGTCCGCCGGATGGTGCCTCGTGGGTCCAGACGGTTGGGGGCGTGTAAGTACCTTGGGTCATGCAGGTCCTCCTGGTCTCTGGCGGCGCCCGCTGGCGCCGGGTAGCGAGAGAGCGGACCTGTAGCGGCCCGATTCGCGTGGCCCGTCATCATGAACCAGTTTGTGCCAAAGGTGCAGCCTGTGCGGCCAGGGCATTCAGCGGCGGCGCAGCATACCGATGAAGAACAGCCCGCCCAAGGCGGCGGTGGCGATACCGATCGGCAGGTCCTGAGGGGCGATCAGGCTGCGCGCCGCGACATCCACCCAGACCAGGAACAGCGCGCCCAGCAGTGCACAGACCGGAATCAACCGGCGATGTTCGCTGCCGACCAGCCAGCGCGCCAGGTGCGGCAGCATCAGGCCGACGAAACCGATGG
The Pseudomonas sp. DTU_2021_1001937_2_SI_NGA_ILE_001 DNA segment above includes these coding regions:
- the yghU gene encoding glutathione-dependent disulfide-bond oxidoreductase, giving the protein MTQGTYTPPTVWTHEAPSGGQFANINRPVAGPTHDKELPVGKHPLQLYSLGTPNGVKVTILLEELLALGHQGAEYDAWLIRINQGEQFSSGFVAVNPNSKIPALLDRSVAPAQRVFESGAILLYLAEKFGEFLPADPAGRTETLNWLFWQMGAAPYLGGGFGHFYAYAPEKLEYPINRFTMEAKRQLDVLDRRLAESAYLAGEHYSIADIAVWPWYGQLVRGNLYSAAQFLAVHEYTHVQRWAEAIAQRPAVQRGQRVNRTWGDEASQVAERHDAKDLD